In the genome of Neodiprion pinetum isolate iyNeoPine1 chromosome 2, iyNeoPine1.2, whole genome shotgun sequence, one region contains:
- the LOC124211750 gene encoding F-box/LRR-repeat protein 7-like, which yields MPKKHQIASLEELALRSVGQFVTDVGRHIMQPICIMSSTDPAHGIATLNSWLEWIKLQLVSNVPWYLYDRMSVEVLKSILNLITKIKNSCNQYYRITSYLSELNVVVNLTEVVIHSNLKTIEFSVWPKIMRHIFYKNLHVMTGLEILDLGSGSAGWKTSGIEKMIIQGVSAMPNLTSFTLCFDCTNSIVTAVGQNCPKLQKLDVTASRSVTDRCLTILQKCWQLREIQLFRTSVSRAGYAELLLEHPNLENIGRCDEFGYILEYIRNTSTYKKPFNLKIFESRDVTTEHLHLLVEMCPNLTKVSIVLDESINDLLILSRLNNLTELKLLCGDFFTDRMKELLETRGAKITSLHLEHVNEIDLNALIYISQFCPMLKHLVLYNCEFDEHAAIVSAKLFVPPFKYLERIKCVADCAHLHLEFLLSHCVNIKFIQLGSSTGIGDDTMARVLSKNPMNKLEELKILYSDDLSMKTVRLLMQNCDNLRRLSELESWQGISLAELNVFQSELRINNIDLDISPTLSLA from the coding sequence ATGCCAAAGAAACACCAAATAGCTTCGCTGGAAGAATTGGCCCTCAGGTCGGTTGGCCAATTCGTAACTGATGTTGGACGGCACATCATGCAGCCTATTTGTATTATGTCATCAACTGATCCTGCTCATGGTATAGCTACTCTAAATTCGTGGCTAGAGTGGATAAAACTACAGTTGGTATCCAACGTTCCGTGGTATTTGTACGACAGAATGTCAGTGGAAGTGTTGAAATCGATATTGAATCTCATCACTAAAATTAAGAACAGCTGCAATCAGTAttatcgcataacatcttaTCTCTCAGAGTTGAATGTCGTTGTGAATCTCACCGAGGTTGTGATACactcaaatttgaaaaccaTCGAGTTTTCTGTGTGGCCTAAAATTATGagacatattttttacaaaaatttacacgtcatGACAGGCTTAGAGATATTAGATTTAGGGTCAGGATCCGCGGGATGGAAAACTTCCGGTATAGAAAAGATGATCATTCAAGGAGTATCTGCCATGCCTAATTTAACATCATTTACGCTCTGCTTCGATTGCACAAACAGTATAGTAACGGCGGTTGGGCAAAATTGTCCCAAGTTACAAAAATTAGATGTCACAGCTTCAAGGTCTGTCACCGATCGTTGCCTGACGATTTTACAAAAGTGCTGGCAGCTGCGCGAGATCCAATTGTTCAGAACCTCAGTTTCCAGAGCTGGTTACGCTGAGTTATTACTAGAGCATCCGAACTTGGAAAATATCGGCAGATGCGATGAATTCGGATACATTTTAGAATATATTAGAAATACCAGTACCTACAAAAAGCCATTCAACTTGAAGATATTCGAAAGCCGAGACGTCACAACAGAGCATTTGCACCTCTTGGTAGAAATGTGTCCAAATTTGACTAAAGTATCAATCGTGCTTGACGAATCTATTAATGATCTATTAATTCTGTCAAGACTGAACAATTTAACAGAGTTGAAACTTTTGTGCGGAGATTTCTTTACAGATAGAATGAAAGAACTGCTTGAAACTAGGGGTGCCAAAATAACGAGTCTTCATTTGGAGCATGTTAacgaaattgatttaaatgcGCTCATTTACATTAGTCAATTTTGCCCGATGCTCAAGCATCTAGTTCTTTACAATTGTGAGTTTGATGAACACGCGGCAATAGTATCGGCTAAATTATTTGTTCCACCATTCAAATATTTAGAGCGCATTAAGTGTGTGGCTGACTGTGCACACCTGCATCTTGAATTCCTTCTTTCTCATTGCGTAAAcattaaatttatacaattagGATCATCGACAGGTATCGGTGACGATACAATGGCCAGAGTTTTGTCTAAGAATCCAATGAACAAGTTGGAGGAGCTGAAAATACTTTACAGCGACGATCTATCGATGAAAACTGTAAGATTATTGATGCAGAATTGTGATAATTTACGACGTCTGTCGGAATTAGAAAGTTGGCAAGGCATTTCACTTGCAGAATTGAACGTATTCCAAAGTGAGCTGAGAATAAACAACATCGACTTGGATATAAGTCCGACATTGTCGTTAgcttaa